The following are encoded in a window of Periplaneta americana isolate PAMFEO1 chromosome 13, P.americana_PAMFEO1_priV1, whole genome shotgun sequence genomic DNA:
- the LOC138711725 gene encoding glucose dehydrogenase [FAD, quinone]: MPPVTTALGAFAGSSGLIWGVIPLFAIGLAYFRYNTIDPESRPIDVREVLPEYDFIIVGAGSAGAVVANRLSEIPSWSVLLLEAGGDETEISDIPSLAGYLQLSDLDWKYQTSPPTDSQYCLAMLGDRCNWPRGKVLGGSSVLNAMIYIRGNRHDYDHWAELGNEGWSYDEVLPYFMKSEDNRNPYLAKTPYHSTGGYLTVQESPWRTPLALAFVQGGTELGYENRDCNGEFQTGFMIAQGTIRRGSRCSTAKAFLRPVRLRRNLHIAMHTQAMKVLLDSTGKDGRPRARAVQFMRNGKSQIVRARREVVLSAGAIGSPQLLMLSGIGPRDHLQELNIPVIQDLKVGHNLQDHVGLGGLTFTVDEPITFKKSRYQTVPVALEYILNERGPLTSLGVEGVAFVNTKYANKSIDWPDIQFHFAPSSINSDGGEQIRRIVGLRDRVYNTMYKPLVKAETWMILPLLLRPRSRGWVRLKSANFLHYPEIIPNYFAYPEDVATLVEGIKIGVNLSTTPAFRKFGSRLHTIPMPGCGSHTFKSDEYWECALRHFTFTIYHPSGTCKMGPDSDPDAVLDPRLRVRGIEALRVIDASIMPTIMSGNPNAPTIMIGEKGADMIKEDWRVL; the protein is encoded by the coding sequence ATGCCGCCAGTGACGACGGCGCTCGGGGCGTTCGCAGGCAGCAGCGGGCTGATCTGGGGGGTCATCCCACTGTTCGCCATCGGCCTTGCCTACTTCCGCTACAACACCATCGACCCCGAGTCCAGACCGATAGACGTGCGCGAAGTACTGCCCGAGTATGACTTCATCATCGTGGGCGCCGGCTCGGCGGGCGCCGTTGTTGCGAATCGCTTATCCGAGATCCCCTCGTGGTCCGTTCTGTTGCTAGAAGCTGGCGGGGATGAGACGGAGATCTCCGACATACCTTCACTGGCAGGATACCTTCAGCTTTCAGACTTGGACTGGAAGTATCAGACGTCACCACCGACTGATTCCCAGTACTGCCTCGCAATGCTTGGCGACAGGTGTAACTGGCCGCGAGGAAAAGTTCTCGGAGGCTCAAGTGTCCTCAATGCCATGATATACATACGGGGAAACCGACACGATTACGACCACTGGGCTGAATTAGGAAACGAGGGCTGGAGCTACGATGAAGTTCTTCCATACTTCATGAAGTCTGAAGACAACAGAAACCCTTACCTCGCTAAGACCCCGTACCATTCCACAGGCGGTTACCTCACAGTACAGGAATCGCCGTGGAGAACCCCGCTAGCACTGGCGTTTGTGCAGGGGGGAACTGAGCTGGGGTACGAAAACAGGGACTGTAACGGCGAGTTCCAGACTGGTTTCATGATCGCTCAGGGAACGATCAGAAGAGGATCGCGCTGCAGCACGGCGAAAGCCTTCCTCAGGCCAGTGCGTTTACGACGCAACCTACACATAGCCATGCACACTCAAGCCATGAAGGTGCTCCTGGACTCCACGGGTAAGGACGGCCGCCCCAGGGCACGAGCAGTGCAATTCATGAGGAACGGCAAGTCGCAGATCGTCAGAGCCCGTCGTGAGGTCGTCCTCTCCGCAGGTGCCATAGGATCGCCGCAGTTGCTGATGCTGTCCGGCATTGGCCCGCGTGATCACCTCCAAGAACTAAACATCCCAGTAATACAGGACCTCAAAGTCGGACATAACTTGCAGGATCATGTGGGACTAGGTGGTTTAACCTTTACTGTGGACGAACCCATCACTTTCAAGAAATCGCGGTATCAGACGGTTCCCGTAGCTTTGGAGTACATTCTGAATGAGCGCGGACCGCTGACGTCACTCGGCGTTGAAGGAGTAGCGTTCGTCAATACAAAATACGCTAACAAGTCAATAGACTGGCCTGATATTCAGTTTCACTTCGCACCGAGTTCCATAAATTCAGACGGTGGAGAGCAAATTCGAAGAATTGTCGGCTTGCGTGATAGGGTATACAACACcatgtacaagccactagttaaagcAGAGACTTGGATGATTTTACCATTATTACTGCGGCCGCGAAGTAGGGGATGGGTTCGACTGAAGAGTGCCAATTTTCTCCATTACCCCGAAATAATACCGAATTACTTCGCGTATCCCGAGGACGTTGCAACACTGGTAGAAGGAATTAAAATAGGAGTCAACTTATCGACAACACCTGCGTTCAGGAAGTTCGGATCAAGGCTTCACACGATCCCTATGCCTGGATGTGGATCGCACACGTTCAAATCCGACGAATACTGGGAATGCGCGTTACGCCATTTCACATTTACAATATATCACCCATCTGGAACTTGCAAGATGGGACCGGACTCAGACCCCGATGCTGTGTTAGATCCCAGACTTAGAGTG